In Myxococcus stipitatus, the following are encoded in one genomic region:
- a CDS encoding glutamate synthase subunit beta yields the protein MGKPTGFTEWSRVPAHKREKNERLGDFREFTLPLAPDEAKRQAGRCMDCGVPFCHQGCPLGNLIPDFNEAVFRGRWREAYDILSRTNTFPEMTGRLCPAPCEAACVLAIDRDAVTIEQMEKEISDRAFAEGWVKPRPPSRRTGFTVGVVGSGPAGLAAAAQLNSAGHGVTVYERDSRAGGLLRLGIPDFKLEKSVVDRRLALMEAEGVVFRTGVDVGGAVSFRELRGRHDALLLAMGARRARELDVPGRELSGVVQAMEYLEHQNRLVAGLGEKQPHLDAAGKRVVILGGGDTGSDCLGTALRQGAKSVHQIELFPAPPSLRASDNPWPRWPLIFRTSSSQEEGGERAFALMTKHLTGTNGKLEKLHAVKVEVHRSVGGGPRLAEVPGSETTLEVDLLVLAMGFTGPETSGLVDDLGVALSPRGTVQVDARFATSADGVYCAGDASRGASLIVWALSDGREAARSIDAYLSGGVSVLSTRGADSPF from the coding sequence ATGGGCAAGCCCACCGGATTCACGGAGTGGTCACGTGTCCCCGCCCACAAGCGGGAGAAGAACGAGCGGCTGGGAGACTTCCGCGAGTTCACCCTGCCCCTGGCCCCCGACGAGGCGAAACGGCAGGCGGGGCGCTGCATGGACTGTGGGGTCCCCTTCTGCCACCAGGGTTGTCCTTTGGGGAACCTCATCCCCGACTTCAACGAAGCCGTGTTCCGGGGACGCTGGCGCGAGGCCTACGACATCCTCTCCCGCACCAACACCTTCCCGGAGATGACGGGCCGGCTGTGTCCCGCGCCGTGTGAAGCCGCCTGCGTGCTGGCCATCGACCGCGACGCGGTGACCATCGAACAGATGGAGAAGGAGATCTCCGACCGGGCCTTCGCGGAGGGCTGGGTGAAGCCTCGGCCTCCCTCGCGCCGCACGGGCTTCACCGTGGGCGTGGTGGGCTCCGGTCCCGCGGGCCTCGCGGCCGCGGCCCAGCTCAACTCGGCGGGGCACGGCGTCACCGTGTATGAGCGCGACTCGAGGGCTGGGGGCCTGCTGCGCCTGGGCATCCCCGACTTCAAGCTGGAGAAGTCCGTGGTGGATCGCCGCCTCGCGCTGATGGAGGCGGAGGGCGTGGTGTTCCGCACCGGCGTGGACGTGGGCGGCGCCGTGAGCTTCCGCGAGCTGCGCGGCCGGCATGATGCGCTGCTGCTGGCCATGGGGGCTCGGCGCGCCCGCGAGCTGGACGTCCCCGGACGCGAGCTGTCCGGCGTCGTGCAGGCGATGGAGTACCTGGAGCACCAGAACCGGCTCGTCGCGGGTCTCGGGGAGAAGCAGCCGCACCTGGACGCCGCGGGCAAACGCGTGGTCATCCTCGGCGGCGGTGACACGGGCTCGGACTGCCTGGGCACGGCGCTCCGGCAGGGCGCGAAGAGCGTGCATCAAATCGAGCTCTTCCCCGCGCCTCCGAGTCTGCGCGCTTCGGACAACCCGTGGCCCCGGTGGCCCCTCATCTTCCGCACGTCGTCGAGCCAGGAGGAAGGTGGCGAGCGCGCCTTCGCGCTGATGACGAAGCACCTGACGGGGACGAACGGCAAGCTGGAGAAGCTGCACGCGGTGAAGGTGGAGGTGCATCGCTCGGTGGGCGGTGGACCCAGACTGGCGGAGGTCCCTGGCTCCGAGACGACGCTCGAGGTGGACCTGCTGGTGCTCGCCATGGGCTTCACCGGACCGGAGACCTCCGGGCTGGTGGACGACCTGGGCGTGGCCCTGTCGCCGCGAGGCACGGTGCAGGTGGACGCGCGCTTCGCCACGTCGGCGGACGGGGTCTACTGCGCGGGCGACGCCAGCCGCGGCGCGAGCCTCATCGTCTGGGCCCTCTCCGATGGACGCGAGGCGGCGCGGTCCATCGACGCCTATCTGTCCGGAGGTGTGTCCGTCCTGTCCACGCGCGGAGCGGACAGCCCATTCTGA